One genomic window of Camelina sativa cultivar DH55 chromosome 5, Cs, whole genome shotgun sequence includes the following:
- the LOC104786971 gene encoding pentatricopeptide repeat-containing protein At2g27610 gives MQFATTIRRPQSLEIFKPNHRIYCFSASSSSSRLHSARNVFDKSPDRDRESYTSLLFGFSRDGRTQEATKLFLNIHRLGMEMDCSTFSSVIKVSATLCDELFGRQLHCQCVKFGFLDDVSVGTSLVDTYMKGSNFKDGRNVFYEMKERNVVTWTTLISGYARNSMSEEVLTLFMRMQGEGTQPNSFTYAAALGVLAEEGVGGRGTQVHTVVVKNGLDKTIPVSNSLINLYLKCGNVRKARVLFDKTEVKSVVTWNSMISGYASNGLDLEALGMFYSMRLNHVRLSESSFASIIKLCANLKELRFTEQLHCSVVKYGFVFDQNVRTALMVAYSKCMAMVDALRLFKETGSLGNVVTWTAMISGFLQNDGKEEAVDLFSEMKRKGVRPNEFTYSVILTALPVISPSEVHAQVVKTNYERSSTVGTALLDAYVKLGKVDEAAKVFSGIDDKDIVAWSAMLAGYAQTGETEAAIKMFSKLTKGGVKPNEFTFSSILNVCXLSCVLT, from the coding sequence ATGCAATTCGCAACGACAATACGGAGACCTCAATCTCTGGAAATATTCAAACCCAATCATCGTATTTATTGCTTTAGcgcttcttcatcatcctctcgTTTACATAGTGCACGCAATGTGTTCGACAAAAGTCCTGACCGAGATCGGGAGAGTTATACGAGTTTGCTTTTTGGGTTTTCTCGCGACGGGCGAACTCAGGAAGCAACTAAACTCTTTTTGAATATTCATCGTTTGGGAATGGAGATGGACTGCTCAACCTTTTCCTCTGTTATAAAAGTTTCTGCTACTCTGTGTGATGAGCTTTTTGGTAGACAGTTGCATTGTCAGTGTGTAAAGTTTGGGTTTTTAGATGATGTGAGCGTGGGAACATCGCTGGTTGATACATATATGAAAGGAAGTAACTTTAAAGATGGAAGGAATGTTTTTTAtgaaatgaaagagagaaatgtTGTTACTTGGACTACATTGATAAGTGGGTATGCTCGGAACTCGATGAGTGAGGAAGTTTTGACATTGTTTATGAGAATGCAAGGCGAAGGAACTCAGCCGAACTCGTTTACTTACGCAGCTGCTCTTGGAGTTTTGGCTGAGGAAGGAGTGGGTGGGAGGGGAACTCAGGTACACACAGTTGTTGTAAAGAATGGTTTAGATAAAACGATTCCGGTGTCTAATTCTCTGATTAATCTGTATCTCAAGTGTGGGAATGTTAGAAAAGCTagagttttgtttgataaaacaGAAGTTAAGAGTGTGGTTACTTGGAATAGTATGATTTCAGGATATGCATCAAATGGGCTTGATTTAGAAGCGTTGGGAATGTTTTACTCTATGAGGCTTAATCATGTGCGGTTATCTGAATCTAGCTTTGCTTCCATTATTAAGCTGTGTGCTAACCTCAAAGAACTGAGATTCACAGAGCAGCTCCATTGCAGTGTTGTGAAATACGGGTTTGTGTTTGATCAAAATGTAAGGACGGCTCTAATGGTGGCTTATAGTAAATGTATGGCGATGGTTGATGCTCTTAGGTTGTTCAAAGAGACAGGATCCCTCGGGAATGTTGTGACATGGACAGCGATGATTAGTGGTTTTTTGCAGAATGATGGGAAAGAGGAAGCAGTGGATTTATTTTCGGAAATGAAGAGGAAAGGTGTTAGGCCGAACGAATTCACTTATTCTGTCATTCTCACAGCTCTTCCTGTAATTTCTCCATCAGAGGTCCACGCACAAGTTGTAAAGACTAACTACGAGAGGTCTTCAACCGTTGGAACCGCTCTTTTAGATGCTTATGTGAAGTTAGGTAAAGTAGATGAGGCTGCAAAAGTTTTTAGTGGTATTGATGATAAAGACATTGTGGCTTGGTCAGCGATGCTTGCAGGATATGCTCAGACCGGAGAGACGGAGGCAGCTATTAAGATGTTTAGTAAGCTCACAAAGGGAGGGGTGAAACCGAATGAGTTTACATTCTCTAGCATCCTTAACGTGTGTGNGTTAAGCTGTGTGCTAACTTAA
- the LOC109132859 gene encoding pentatricopeptide repeat-containing protein At2g27610-like: protein MAMVDALRLFKETGSLGNVVSWTAMISGFLQNDGKEEAVDLFSEMKRKGVRPNEFTYSVILTALPVISPSEVHAQVVKTNYERSSTVGTALLDAYVKLGKVDEAAKVFSGIDDKDIVAWSAMLAGYAQTGETEAAIKMFSKLTKGGVKPNEFTFSSILNVCAATTASMGQGKQFHGFAIKSRLDSSLCVSSALLTMYAKKGNIESAEEVFKRQRERDLVSWNSMISGYAQHGQAMKALEVFKEMKKRKKKAKSITI, encoded by the coding sequence ATGGCGATGGTTGATGCTCTTAGGCTGTTCAAAGAGACAGGATCCCTCGGGAATGTTGTTTCATGGACAGCGATGATTAGTGGTTTCTTGCAGAATGATGGGAAAGAGGAAGCAGTGGATTTATTTTCGGAAATGAAGAGGAAAGGTGTTAGGCCGAACGAATTCACTTATTCTGTCATTCTCACAGCTCTTCCTGTAATTTCTCCATCAGAGGTCCACGCACAAGTTGTAAAGACTAACTACGAGAGGTCTTCAACCGTTGGAACCGCTCTTTTAGATGCTTATGTGAAGTTAGGTAAAGTAGATGAGGCTGCAAAAGTTTTTAGTGGTATTGATGATAAAGACATTGTGGCTTGGTCAGCGATGCTTGCAGGATATGCTCAGACCGGAGAGACGGAGGCAGCTATTAAGATGTTTAGTAAGCTCACAAAGGGAGGGGTGAAACCGAATGAGTTTACATTCTCTAGCATCCTTAACGTGTGTGCGGCTACTACCGCGTCTATGGGACAGGGAAAGCAGTTCCACGGGTTTGCTATAAAATCAAGACTCGATAGCTCTCTGTGTGTTAGTAGTGCTCTTTTAACCATGTATGCAAAGAAAGGCAACATTGAGAGTGCGGAAGAAGTTTTTaagaggcagagagagagagatctagtATCATGGAATTCGATGATCTCTGGGTATGCACAACACGGGCAAGCTATGAAGGCTCTCGAAGTTTTCAagg